Proteins encoded by one window of Puntigrus tetrazona isolate hp1 chromosome 17, ASM1883169v1, whole genome shotgun sequence:
- the LOC122361898 gene encoding calpain-2 catalytic subunit-like, whose translation MSMEDFIANFKDITICCLSPDFLNSSSKYSWTSTCYYSSWDVGTTAGGRPRNKETFWTNPQFRIRIEQLDEECASGQCPENILVSLMQLHENRYRSLVSNFSIGFSVYLIPPEMKEEKFPAKFFYNKHPVEATEKFTQVRLVMKLFKLEPGEYLIVPSTFNPNESAEFMLSISTKSGSHKKN comes from the exons ATGTCAATGGAGGACTTCATTGCAAACTTCAAGGATATTACTATTTGCTGCCTCAGTCCTGATTTTCTGAACAGTTCCTCTAAATACAGCTGGACTTCCACATGCTATTATAGCAGCTGGGATGTTGGAACTACAGCTGGTGGCCGTCCCAGGAATAAAG AGACTTTCTGGACAAACCCTCAGTTTCGAATAAGGATTGAGCAGCTTGATGAGGAATGTGCCAGTGGCCAGTGTCCTGAAAACATTCTGGTGTCCCTCATGCAGCTCCATGAGAACAGATACAGAAGTCTTGTTTCTAACTTCTCCATTGGCTTCAGCGTTTATCTG ATACCACCAGAG ATGAAAGAGGAGAAGTTCCCAGCCAAGTTCTTCTATAATAAACACCCTGTGGAAGCTACCGAAAAATTTACCCAAGTGAGACTTGTGATGAAATTATTCAAGCTTGAACCAGGAGAGTATCTCATTGTACCATCCACTTTTAATCCTAACGAGTCTGCAGAATTCATGCTGTCCATCTCCACAAAGAGTGGGTCTCATAAGAAGAATTAA